The Streptomyces sp. NBC_01689 genome includes a window with the following:
- a CDS encoding SDR family oxidoreductase yields the protein MRLTGKVVVVTGASRGLGRATAAACAAEGADLALFDLCEDLPGVPYPLGTTSQLEHTAALCRASGAAVLTARCDVRDLRSVEEAVALAEDRFGPLDGVVNNAGIAAPSGRPAHEIGEEEWALMIDVDLSGAWRMIRTVGKAMSARRSGSIVNIASTAGLVGYRHFAGYVAAKHGLIGLTKAAALDYAPRKVRVNAVCPGSVRDTATAEGRMLAEIARALDVPVSEHEETFVAAQPMNALIEPEDVASAVVYLLSDDARQVTGSTLTVDGGFTAR from the coding sequence ATGCGCTTGACGGGGAAGGTGGTCGTCGTCACCGGGGCGTCCCGCGGCCTGGGCCGGGCCACGGCCGCCGCCTGCGCGGCCGAGGGCGCCGACCTGGCGCTGTTCGACCTCTGCGAGGACCTGCCGGGGGTGCCGTATCCGCTGGGCACCACGAGCCAGCTGGAGCACACCGCGGCGCTGTGCCGCGCGTCCGGGGCAGCGGTGCTGACGGCCCGCTGCGACGTGCGCGACCTGCGTTCCGTCGAGGAGGCCGTCGCGCTCGCCGAGGACCGCTTCGGCCCGCTCGACGGTGTGGTCAACAACGCGGGGATCGCGGCGCCCTCGGGCCGGCCCGCGCACGAGATCGGCGAGGAGGAGTGGGCGCTGATGATCGACGTCGACCTCTCCGGGGCGTGGCGGATGATCCGTACCGTCGGCAAGGCGATGAGCGCCCGCCGCTCGGGCAGCATCGTCAACATCGCCTCCACGGCGGGCCTGGTGGGCTACCGGCACTTCGCCGGGTACGTCGCCGCGAAACACGGGCTGATCGGACTCACCAAGGCGGCGGCGCTCGACTACGCGCCCAGGAAGGTGCGGGTCAACGCCGTCTGTCCCGGCTCGGTCCGGGACACCGCGACCGCCGAGGGCCGCATGCTCGCCGAGATCGCGCGGGCCCTCGACGTGCCGGTGAGCGAGCACGAGGAGACGTTCGTCGCGGCGCAGCCGATGAACGCCCTGATCGAGCCGGAGGACGTGGCGTCGGCGGTGGTCTACCTGCTGTCGGACGACGCCCGGCAGGTGACGGGGTCGACGCTGACCGTGGACGGCGGGTTCACGGCCCGCTGA
- a CDS encoding thioesterase II family protein has protein sequence MTTTTTRDGSTGATAAGTTTTLVCLPFAGAGASFFRPWQRMAGEHLTILPLGLPGRERRIDEDPYTDARTATDGLLGDLRAALGADPGQPRRIALFGHSLGAVLAYELAHRLAAEPDGTDLVHLFVSGSPHPAEQRTRRATGLPDDAFLARVNEFAGYTHEALDDPEMRELILPTLRADVEMHESYAPSTDLALPVPLTVLRGSHDELVRRDEAAAWAKTAGGDFRTVELPGGHMYLTGSAGALLAVVRADLGLG, from the coding sequence ATGACGACGACCACGACACGGGACGGGAGCACCGGGGCGACGGCCGCCGGCACCACCACGACCCTGGTCTGCCTGCCCTTCGCGGGAGCGGGCGCCTCCTTCTTCCGGCCCTGGCAGCGCATGGCGGGCGAACACCTCACGATCCTGCCGCTCGGCCTTCCCGGCCGTGAACGCCGGATCGACGAGGACCCGTACACGGACGCCCGCACGGCCACCGACGGACTGCTCGGCGACCTGCGCGCCGCACTCGGCGCGGACCCCGGACAGCCCCGCAGGATCGCCCTGTTCGGCCACAGCCTGGGTGCCGTCCTCGCCTACGAACTGGCCCACCGGCTGGCCGCGGAACCGGACGGGACCGACCTCGTACACCTCTTCGTCAGCGGCTCCCCGCACCCCGCGGAACAGCGGACCCGCCGCGCCACCGGTCTGCCCGACGACGCGTTCCTCGCCCGGGTCAACGAGTTCGCCGGCTACACCCACGAGGCGCTCGACGACCCGGAGATGCGCGAGCTGATCCTGCCCACGCTCCGCGCCGACGTGGAGATGCACGAGAGCTACGCGCCTTCCACCGACCTGGCGCTGCCCGTACCGCTCACCGTGCTGCGCGGCAGCCACGACGAACTGGTCCGGCGGGACGAGGCGGCCGCCTGGGCCAAGACCGCGGGCGGGGACTTCCGCACCGTCGAACTGCCCGGCGGCCACATGTATCTGACCGGGTCCGCGGGGGCGCTGCTCGCCGTCGTCCGCGCCGATCTGGGTCTCGGCTGA
- a CDS encoding cytochrome P450 family protein → MAADTARQTSATARPAAPAPADPAVTALAAATGDGDRLPPEFFTDPDPAAGATHAANARLRATGCPVHPINYPPGGEAYVVSDYETALKGFADPRLSKSVDNAPAWFRDLLKDSSPVLIRNMITADAPDHTRLRRLVSRAFVPRRMALLRPRIQEITDELIDALPESGEIDLMEFAFTLPMRVICEFLGVPIEDRPELHAWGYWLSGAPFADEESNRRLKEASDSIERYLVGLLDRRRAEGVGEDLVSLLLRAADEEDVFTNDELVSTLVLLIIAGHKTTANLIGNGMQALFSHPDQFELLSSKPELVESAVEEFLRFEPPVYRGTLRVATEDMELGGCPIPRESFVHILMDAANRDPEAFEDPDRLDITRDANRHLAFGQGAHFCVGAPLSRVEGQVAFPTLLRRLAGLELAVPHDRLEWVFDNSTSRGLKKLPVRYEARLAADAQEAH, encoded by the coding sequence ATGGCCGCCGACACCGCACGGCAGACTTCCGCCACCGCCCGCCCCGCCGCGCCCGCCCCGGCGGACCCCGCCGTCACGGCCCTGGCCGCGGCGACGGGCGACGGGGACCGGCTGCCGCCGGAGTTCTTCACCGATCCCGATCCGGCGGCCGGCGCCACCCACGCCGCCAACGCCCGGCTGCGCGCGACCGGCTGCCCCGTGCACCCCATCAACTACCCGCCCGGCGGCGAGGCCTACGTGGTCTCCGACTACGAGACCGCGCTCAAGGGGTTCGCCGACCCCCGGCTGTCCAAGTCCGTCGACAACGCGCCCGCGTGGTTCCGCGACCTGCTCAAGGACAGCAGCCCGGTCCTCATCCGCAACATGATCACCGCGGACGCGCCCGATCACACCCGGCTCCGCCGCCTGGTCAGCCGCGCCTTCGTACCGCGCCGGATGGCGCTGCTGCGCCCGCGCATCCAGGAGATCACCGACGAACTCATCGACGCGCTCCCCGAGTCGGGCGAGATCGACCTGATGGAGTTCGCCTTCACCCTGCCCATGCGGGTCATCTGCGAGTTCCTCGGCGTCCCGATCGAGGACCGTCCCGAGCTGCACGCCTGGGGGTACTGGCTGAGCGGCGCGCCGTTCGCGGACGAGGAGTCCAACCGCAGGCTGAAGGAGGCCAGCGACAGCATCGAGAGGTACCTCGTCGGGCTGCTCGACCGGCGCCGCGCCGAGGGGGTCGGCGAGGACCTGGTCTCCCTCCTGCTGCGGGCCGCCGACGAGGAGGACGTCTTCACCAACGACGAGCTGGTCTCCACCCTCGTCCTGCTGATCATCGCCGGTCACAAGACCACCGCGAACCTCATAGGCAACGGCATGCAGGCACTGTTCAGCCACCCCGACCAGTTCGAACTCCTCTCCTCAAAACCGGAGTTGGTGGAGTCGGCGGTCGAGGAGTTCCTGCGCTTCGAGCCGCCCGTCTACCGGGGCACCCTCCGGGTGGCCACCGAGGACATGGAGCTGGGCGGCTGCCCCATACCCCGCGAGAGCTTCGTCCACATCCTCATGGACGCCGCGAACCGGGACCCGGAGGCCTTCGAGGACCCGGACCGCCTCGACATCACCCGCGACGCCAACCGCCACCTCGCCTTCGGCCAGGGCGCGCACTTCTGCGTCGGCGCCCCGCTCTCCCGCGTCGAGGGCCAGGTCGCCTTCCCGACCCTGCTGCGCCGCCTCGCCGGGCTCGAACTCGCGGTCCCGCACGACCGGTTGGAGTGGGTCTTCGACAACTCCACCAGCCGCGGCCTGAAGAAGCTGCCGGTGCGCTACGAGGCCCGGCTCGCCGCCGACGCGCAGGAGGCGCACTGA
- a CDS encoding MFS transporter, with amino-acid sequence MAENPPDTDLVAGPGASPVSEAVGTATEPAPARPEEPKPLLRNGDFQALWTSEAFAALAKETAEVAYPLLILATHGSAFYAGAVGSAQLVAASVMSIPGGTLADRVDRRLLLIVCNMVRVVLLGLFALLISTGHTDPAVIFTVAVGSAVCLGISNPTGLAVIKQLVPPSQLTQATAQNQVRYFAATMGGPPAGGSLFAVARAFPFLSAALAFLVSSVLLLFIRKPLKVENAAPGEKRNAAEGFRFLARQPVLRLLIIWIMGSNMAFTHSGVFLALIATAESRGASPAFTGLLLSIAGIGGVVGSLLASPIIKRVKPPVLFLTAAWIGPVAAVLLANVSGLVPLGIIVACVFLRGPITSALFLAYLAAMAPDKVQGRVLGAVMFMSMIAAPIGVFGVGALFDLAGSTWVFTAMAIASGLAALPTLSPRIRKLAPPEEYAVATADPSGDPTSKET; translated from the coding sequence ATGGCGGAGAATCCACCCGACACGGATCTGGTGGCGGGGCCGGGAGCGTCTCCGGTGAGCGAGGCGGTCGGTACGGCCACCGAACCGGCACCGGCGCGCCCCGAGGAGCCCAAACCCCTCCTGCGCAACGGCGACTTCCAGGCACTGTGGACCAGTGAGGCGTTCGCCGCGCTCGCCAAGGAGACCGCCGAGGTCGCCTATCCGCTGCTGATCCTCGCCACCCACGGCAGCGCGTTCTACGCCGGTGCCGTCGGCTCCGCCCAACTGGTCGCCGCCAGCGTGATGTCGATACCCGGCGGCACCCTCGCCGACCGGGTCGACCGACGGCTGCTGCTCATCGTCTGCAACATGGTCCGGGTCGTGCTGCTCGGCCTGTTCGCGCTGCTCATCTCCACCGGGCACACCGACCCGGCGGTCATCTTCACCGTCGCCGTCGGCTCGGCCGTCTGCCTCGGCATCTCCAACCCGACCGGCCTCGCGGTCATCAAGCAGCTGGTCCCGCCCTCGCAGCTGACCCAGGCCACCGCGCAGAACCAGGTCCGCTACTTCGCGGCGACCATGGGCGGACCGCCCGCCGGCGGCTCGCTGTTCGCCGTCGCGCGCGCCTTCCCCTTCCTGAGCGCGGCCCTCGCCTTCCTGGTCTCCTCCGTGCTGCTGCTGTTCATCCGCAAGCCGCTGAAGGTGGAGAACGCGGCGCCCGGCGAGAAGCGCAACGCCGCCGAGGGTTTCCGTTTCCTGGCCCGCCAGCCCGTACTGCGCCTGCTGATCATCTGGATCATGGGCTCGAACATGGCGTTCACCCACTCCGGCGTCTTCCTCGCGCTGATCGCCACCGCCGAGAGCCGGGGCGCCTCACCCGCCTTCACCGGCCTGCTCCTGTCGATCGCCGGGATCGGCGGTGTGGTCGGCTCGCTCCTCGCGAGCCCGATCATCAAGCGGGTGAAGCCGCCGGTGCTGTTCCTCACCGCCGCCTGGATCGGCCCGGTCGCCGCCGTGCTGCTCGCGAACGTCTCCGGGCTCGTCCCGCTCGGCATCATCGTCGCCTGCGTCTTCCTGCGCGGGCCGATCACCAGCGCGCTGTTCCTCGCGTACCTGGCGGCCATGGCACCGGACAAGGTGCAGGGCCGGGTGCTCGGCGCCGTGATGTTCATGTCGATGATCGCCGCCCCGATCGGCGTGTTCGGCGTCGGCGCCCTCTTCGACCTGGCCGGGTCCACCTGGGTGTTCACGGCCATGGCCATCGCCTCGGGCCTGGCCGCCCTGCCCACGCTCAGCCCCCGTATCCGCAAGCTCGCCCCGCCGGAGGAGTACGCCGTCGCCACGGCGGACCCGTCCGGGGACCCGACCTCCAAGGAGACGTGA